From one Sulfurimonas sp. HSL-3221 genomic stretch:
- the accD gene encoding acetyl-CoA carboxylase, carboxyltransferase subunit beta, whose protein sequence is MNLFNLFGGTSRQQPTKSEAPAHWVKCPSCNSLMYYKEVENQNYVCPKCGHHMRINVDKRIELLSDEGSFVEFDANLAPVDPLKFVDKKSYVKRLEEGEKKTGRRSSVVSGECTMNGVNVQLCVFDFAFMGGSLGSVEGEKITRAIHRAIEKKQGVVIISASGGARMQESTYSLMQMSKTSAALARLGEHKLPFISVLTDPTMGGVSASFATLGDIIIAEPGSLIGFAGQRVIKQTIGSDLPEGFQRSEFLLEHGSIDMVVNRNELKETIADLIRMMLPASADHDAQ, encoded by the coding sequence ATGAACCTTTTCAACCTTTTCGGCGGCACGTCCCGACAGCAGCCTACCAAGAGCGAGGCACCGGCACACTGGGTCAAATGCCCCTCATGCAACTCCCTGATGTACTACAAAGAGGTTGAAAACCAGAACTACGTCTGTCCCAAATGCGGTCACCATATGCGTATCAACGTCGACAAGCGCATCGAACTGCTTTCGGACGAGGGGAGCTTTGTCGAGTTCGACGCGAACCTTGCGCCGGTCGACCCGCTGAAGTTCGTGGACAAGAAAAGCTACGTCAAACGCCTTGAAGAGGGGGAAAAGAAGACGGGACGCCGCTCCTCCGTTGTCAGCGGCGAATGTACGATGAACGGCGTGAACGTGCAGCTCTGTGTCTTCGACTTCGCCTTTATGGGGGGATCGCTGGGCTCCGTCGAAGGGGAGAAGATCACCCGTGCCATCCACCGCGCCATCGAGAAAAAGCAGGGTGTCGTCATCATCAGCGCCTCGGGCGGGGCGCGGATGCAGGAGAGTACCTACTCCTTGATGCAGATGAGCAAGACCTCCGCCGCTCTGGCACGCCTGGGCGAACACAAACTCCCCTTCATCTCTGTTCTGACCGACCCGACGATGGGCGGGGTCAGCGCCTCGTTCGCGACCCTCGGCGACATCATCATCGCCGAGCCGGGATCGCTCATCGGTTTCGCCGGCCAGCGCGTTATCAAGCAGACGATCGGTTCGGACCTCCCCGAGGGGTTCCAGCGCTCGGAGTTCCTGCTGGAGCACGGCTCCATCGATATGGTCGTCAACCGTAACGAGCTCAAAGAGACTATCGCGGACCTGATCCGCATGATGCTGCCTGCTTCGGCCGACCATGACGCGCAGTGA
- a CDS encoding thiamine phosphate synthase yields MTRSEIDAFFTSLPSNALYALCDQALLDSHALDLEPYVEACRQLDVSLIQYRNKAAETDVVKAALERLRGLWDGMLIINDRWQLHALCDGVHVGQDDLLGIGADAAAAVQSLRREVGSNCVIGLSTHNATEIATANTLGIDYIGLGAFRATGTKTDAAVLGEDLDTLASASVHPVAAIGGVGFEDRFAHARMRVMGSAIIAEAQRWK; encoded by the coding sequence ATGACGCGCAGTGAAATAGACGCCTTCTTCACCTCCCTCCCGTCCAACGCCCTCTACGCCCTCTGCGACCAGGCGTTGCTCGATTCCCATGCCCTTGACCTGGAACCCTATGTCGAAGCCTGCCGCCAGCTGGACGTCTCGCTGATCCAGTACCGGAACAAAGCTGCGGAGACCGACGTCGTCAAAGCCGCGCTGGAGCGCCTTCGGGGGCTGTGGGACGGGATGCTGATCATCAACGACCGCTGGCAGCTCCATGCACTGTGCGACGGCGTGCATGTGGGCCAGGATGATCTGCTTGGAATCGGTGCAGATGCCGCCGCAGCGGTGCAATCTCTGCGCCGGGAAGTGGGCAGCAACTGCGTCATCGGCCTCTCCACCCATAATGCCACGGAGATCGCGACGGCCAACACGCTCGGGATCGATTACATCGGGCTGGGAGCCTTCCGGGCGACGGGAACCAAAACGGATGCGGCGGTCCTGGGCGAAGACCTGGATACCCTGGCGTCTGCCTCCGTCCACCCGGTCGCGGCTATCGGCGGGGTCGGCTTTGAGGACCGCTTTGCCCATGCGCGGATGCGGGTGATGGGCAGTGCGATCATTGCGGAGGCGCAGCGATGGAAGTGA
- a CDS encoding 23S rRNA (pseudouridine(1915)-N(3))-methyltransferase RlmH: MEVTLYSIAKKERSIYDPLYKELIKMSSRFAKVNDVEIFGKNVTKAHTIGEEAAKQAYTESLEPYLNRGYSIALHPDGKLIDSFEFSKLLSDKMSVQFYIGGAFGFEDAFLRRCDKVISLSPLTMSHKIAKAVLLEQIYRGFTILNNHPYHK; the protein is encoded by the coding sequence ATGGAAGTGACCCTCTATTCCATCGCCAAAAAAGAGCGGTCCATCTACGATCCGTTATACAAAGAACTTATAAAAATGAGTTCGCGCTTCGCCAAGGTCAATGACGTCGAAATTTTCGGCAAAAACGTCACCAAAGCACACACAATAGGCGAAGAGGCCGCAAAACAGGCCTATACGGAGAGTCTTGAGCCCTATTTAAACCGTGGATATTCGATTGCGTTGCATCCTGATGGAAAATTAATCGACAGTTTCGAATTCAGTAAGCTCCTTAGTGATAAAATGTCGGTGCAATTTTATATCGGAGGGGCGTTCGGATTCGAAGACGCGTTTCTTCGGCGCTGCGACAAGGTGATCAGCCTGTCGCCGCTGACGATGAGCCACAAGATCGCCAAGGCGGTCCTGCTGGAACAGATCTACCGCGGATTCACGATCCTGAACAACCACCCCTACCACAAATAA
- the dksA gene encoding RNA polymerase-binding protein DksA → MQNSELSYFEEILRARKAQIMKNISGVEAELDGLSDVEMNDEGDYAAISNDNMVDTAIGTQQGTELLEIELALSKISAGTYGICEMCEEPISFARLKVKPHARFCIDCREIAEKNSAK, encoded by the coding sequence GTGCAAAACAGCGAACTGTCATATTTCGAGGAGATTCTGCGCGCACGCAAAGCGCAGATCATGAAGAACATTTCCGGCGTCGAGGCGGAACTGGACGGTCTGAGCGACGTTGAAATGAACGACGAAGGCGATTACGCCGCCATCAGCAACGACAATATGGTTGATACCGCGATCGGGACACAGCAGGGGACCGAACTGCTCGAGATCGAACTGGCGCTGAGCAAGATCAGCGCAGGCACCTACGGCATCTGCGAGATGTGCGAGGAGCCGATCAGTTTTGCGCGTCTCAAAGTGAAGCCGCATGCGCGTTTTTGCATTGACTGCAGGGAGATTGCCGAGAAGAACAGCGCCAAGTAA